One genomic region from Epinephelus moara isolate mb chromosome 8, YSFRI_EMoa_1.0, whole genome shotgun sequence encodes:
- the LOC126394266 gene encoding zinc finger protein 665-like has translation MSSVEYLREFINERLMTAAQEIFGAFQKTIVEYEEEIDRQRRLLDVLWKPDIKLNSTELPQQHVCKEEEVLADQQLCIQEWNSSVDQEDPEPPQLKEEQEELCTSQEGEQLVLKQETDAFMLTPAYDESDHGDDHESISHTNDVSNPATTTIYCDTHTEKESVKCDMCEKAFKYKSDLKRHLKIHTGEKPYSCNTCGKTFSQMSVLKAHIIIHTGEKPYSCNTCGKRFCRASDLKAHIRIHSGEKPYSCNTCGKHFRSSSQLTGHMKTHTGEKPYSCSTCGKRFPQPSLLKAHVRIHTGERPYLCKTCGKDFRVSSALKFHMRTHTGEKPYTCKICGRAFRVSAHLIGHMKIHTGEKPYSCNTCGKDFRRSNELTLHIKTTMSSVEYLREFINERLTAAAEEIFGVFQKTIVEYEEEIDRQRRLLDIVWKPQIKLHSIELPQQHACKEEKVLSDQQLCVQERNSSLDQEEPELPQVKEEEEELCTSQEGEQLVLKQETDAFMLTPVYEESDHGDDHALNFIIDETQNVVEDRPLNYISVNSSVAPEPNSDHQLLSHNSQSPDQDGGEHGDSGSTRNAETVLHTQHHNSNSHTANVTTPTVSTPQCSTCAVKKSFKCDTCEKAFTCKSDLRRHLLIHTGEKPYSCNTCGKRFNQKSILKAHARLHTGEKPHSCNTCGRRFCRASDLKAHIRIHSGEKPYSCKVCGKHFRSGYNFKVHLRTHTGEKPYSCSTCGKRFCRPTVLKAHMRTHTGEKPYSCNTCGKKFCRTSDLKIHTRTHTGEKPYSCNTCGKKFNQMSILKAHIRIHTGEKPYSCKTCGKDFRSSSQLIGHMRRNH, from the exons AGCTCCCACAGCAACATGTctgtaaggaggaggaggttctcgctgaccagcagctctgtattCAGGAGTGGAATTCCAGTGTGGACCAagaggacccagagcctccacagcttaaagaggagcaggaggaactGTGCaccagtcaggagggagagcagcttgtaCTGAAGCAGGAGACTGACGCCTTTATGTTGACTCCTGCTTATGATGAAAGTGACCACGGTGATGATCACGAAAGCATCAGCCACACTAACGATGTGTCTAACCCTGCTACGACAACGATTTACTGTGACactcacacagagaaagagtCTGTCAAATGTGACATGTGTGAGAAGGCTTTTAAGTACAAGTCAGATCTGAAGAGACACCTGaaaatccacacaggtgagaagccgtattcCTGCAACACCTGTGGGAAAACATTCAGTCAGATGTCAGTACTGAAGGCTCATATAATAATCCACACAGGGGAGAAACCGTATTCATGCAACACCTGTGGGAAAAGATTCTGTCGGGCATCAGATTTGAAAGCTCATATACGAATCCATTCGGGTGAGAAGCCGTACTCTTGCAACACCTGTGGGAAGCATTTCAGATCAAGCAGTCAATTGACAGGCCACATGAAAACCCACACGGGTGAGAAGCCGTATTCTTGCAGCACCTGTGGGAAGAGATTCCCTCAACCATCATTACTGAAGGCTCATGtaagaatccacacaggtgagcgGCCATATTTgtgcaaaacatgtgggaaagATTTCAGAGTCAGCAGTGCCTTAAAATTCcacatgagaactcacacaggagagaagccgtACACATGCAAAATATGTGGGAGAGCCTTCAGAGTCAGCGCTCACCTGATAGGCCACATGaaaatccacacaggtgagaagccatattCTTGCAACACCTGTGGGAAAGACTTCAGGCGTAGCAATGAATTGACACTTCACATAA AAACAACAATGTCTTCAGTTGAGTATTTGAGAGAGTTTATAAACGAGAGACTAACTGCAGCTGCTGAAGAAATATTCGGAGTTTTCCAAAAAACTATCGTCGAGTATGAAGAAGAGATCGACCGTCAGAGGAGACTGTTGGATATCGTCTGGAAACCTCAAATAAAGTTACACAGCATTG AGCTCCCACAGCAACATGCCTGTAAGGAGGAGAAGGTTCTCTctgaccagcagctctgtgttcagGAGAGGAACTCCAGTCTGGACCAAGAGGAGCCAGAGCTTCCACAggttaaagaggaagaggaggagctgtgcaccagtcaggagggagagcagcttgtaCTGAAGCAGGAGACTGACGCCTTTATGTTGACTCCTGTTTATGAGGAAAGTGACCACGGTGACGATCATGCTCTGAACTTTATCATTGATGAAACTCAGAATGTGGTGGAGGACAGGCCTCTTAACTACATTTCAGTTAACAGCTCTGTGGCACCAGAACCAAACAGTGACCACCAGCTCCTCTCTCACAACTCTCAGAGCCCAGATCAGGACGGAGGAGAACATGGAGACTCAGGATCGACTAGAAATGCTGAGACAGTGCTACACACTCAACATCACAATAGCAACAGTCACACTGCTAATGTAACTACCCCTACTGTGTCTACACCTCAGTGTAGTACTTGCGCAGTTAAAAAGTCTTTCAAATGTGACACATGTGAGAAAGCCTTTACATGTAAATCAGATTTGCGTAGACATCTCttaatccacacaggtgagaagccgtattcGTGCAACACCTGTGGGAAAAGATTCAATCAGAAATCAATACTGAAGGCTCATGCTAGGCTCCACACAGGCGAGAAGCCACATTCATGCAACACCTGTGGGAGGAGATTCTGTCGGGCATCAGATTTGAAAGCACACATAAGGATCCActcaggtgagaagccgtattcTTGCAAAGTATGTGGAAAACATTTCAGATCTGGCTACAACTTCAAAGTCCACTTGAgaacccacacaggtgagaagccgtattcTTGCAGCACCTGTGGGAAAAGATTCTGTCGCCCAACGGTATTGAAGGCTcacatgagaacacacacaggggagaagCCGTATTCTTGCAACACCTGTGGGAAAAAATTCTGTCGGACATCCGATTTGAAAATTCATACgagaacacacacaggggagaagCCGTATTCTTGCAACACCTGCGGGAAGAAATTCAATCAGATGTCAATATTGAAGGCTCATAtaagaatccacacaggtgagaagccgtattcCTGCAAAACCTGTGGGAAAGATTTCAGATCTAGCAGTCAGTTGATTGGCCACATGAGAAGAAACCACTAA